The Bacteroidales bacterium genome contains the following window.
GACATGGCGGTTTTGCATTTGCACACAATGGTAAAGGCTATTTAGGGCTAGGTTATGGTAATTTGGACGATCCTTTTATCGATGTATGGGAATATAATCCGGCTACTGATTCGTGGACACAGAAATCGAATTTTCCGGGTACTCCTTTTAAAAGTGGTTTTCAGTTCAGCATTGATAAATGTGCATTTATTGGCATGGGATATTCCACGGGTTTAACCCAACTCGATGATGTTTGGCAATATGACGCAGATCAGGATATTTGGACTCAGAAAAATGATTTTACTTCTTATGCCATGAGTTGGGTTAGTAACTTTACGATGAACGGAAAAGGATATGTGGTTTGTGGAAAAAAGCTAGACCTTGGTTTAGAAACAAATGAATTTTGGGAATATAATCCACAAACTGATTCCTGGATAGGTATGCCTGCTTTTTCAGGTGCAGCAAGGCTGGCTGCATCCGGCTTTGCAATCAATGGGAAAGGATATACTGGTCTTGGGGCTTATGGTTCCTCAACATACATGGCAGATTTTTGGGAATTCACACCAAGTGGTTATGGTGTTGACCAAACGAACGTAAAGCAGAAAGCCGAAGTCAATATCTACCCCAACCCTTCAAATGCAGAAGTGAATGTTGAGATTAATAACCCTGAACATAAAGACCTGACATTGAGTGTTTTCGATGCGGATGGAAAATGTGTAAAACAGTTCAAGGCAGGCAATAATTCTCAGCTAATTACAGCCGAGCATTCAGTTTTTTCTGCAGGAACTTATTTTATAGCTGTTAGTTTTGGCGAAAACACAATAGTGAAAAA
Protein-coding sequences here:
- a CDS encoding T9SS type A sorting domain-containing protein, with the translated sequence MEIKSIFISLFLNLLCLAVFAQGSWTQKADYPLFARYHSSGFAIGDKGYYVFGGSYIIDNNTADLVEYYPASNTWTVKSTFPGGERIYAHVFVINDIAFIVSGAYYTPGVGYACYQDVWKYTPTNNSWSQLNNFPGTPRHGGFAFAHNGKGYLGLGYGNLDDPFIDVWEYNPATDSWTQKSNFPGTPFKSGFQFSIDKCAFIGMGYSTGLTQLDDVWQYDADQDIWTQKNDFTSYAMSWVSNFTMNGKGYVVCGKKLDLGLETNEFWEYNPQTDSWIGMPAFSGAARLAASGFAINGKGYTGLGAYGSSTYMADFWEFTPSGYGVDQTNVKQKAEVNIYPNPSNAEVNVEINNPEHKDLTLSVFDADGKCVKQFKAGNNSQLITAEHSVFSAGTYFIAVSFGENTIVKKLVIE